Genomic window (Streptomyces sp. NBC_01431):
CGAGTACTGCCCGTGGGGCTGGGTTCTGGTCTTTAATGGTTTAGACCAGTACCGGGAGCTTGGCCTAGACCTTTAGGGGTGTCAAGAGTCGATAAGAACGCCGAGACCGTCCGTTATCGGACCGACACCTCGCCGTCCACGACTCCCCACAACTCGCCCCCCACCGGCCCCGTTCACGGCCCGTCGGCCCGCCCGGCCCACCCTCCGGAACACCGCCTGGGCTTTAATGGTTTAGACCAACTTGCATACTCCCCCGCACGTCCGCCGCGCGGCGGTGTATAAGAAGGCTGTCGATCGCGTTACCCGACCGACACCCTGACGGAGGGCGACGACCCGTGACCGGTCCGTGCCACCATGTGAGCCGCGACAGACGGAGGAGCCGGTGACGGCAGCAGCGCACCACTCGGGAAGGCAGGCCATGGCCACCGACGGGAGCGGCAGCGAGACGGAGGCGGGCGCCGGCGCCCGTACCGCCCGCGTGCCCAAGTACTACCGGCTCAAGCGCCACTTGCTGGAGATGACGGAGACCCTGCCGCCCGGCACCCCGGTGCCGCCCGAGCGCACCCTCGCCGCCGAGTTCGACACCTCCCGCACCACCGTGCGCCAGGCCCTTCAGGAGCTGGTCGTCGAGGGCCGCCTGGAGCGCATCCAGGGCAAGGGCACGTTCGTCGCCAAGCCGAAGGTCTCCCAGCCGCTCCAACTCTCCTCGTACACCGAGGACATGCGAGCCCAGGGCCTGGAACCGACCTCACAGCTCCTGGACATCGGCTACGTCACCGCCGACGACACCCTCGCCGGGTTGCTCGACATCACCGCGGGCGGCCGGGTGCTGCGCATCGAACGGCTGCGCCTGGCGAGCGGCGAGCCGATGGCCATCGAGACCACCCACCTGTCCGCCAAGCGCTTCCCCGCGCTGCGCCGCTCCCTGGTCAAGTACACCTCGCTCTACACCGCGCTCGCCGAGGTGTACGGAGTGCGCCTCGCGGAGGCCGAGGAGACCATCGAGACCTCGCTCGCCACCCCGCGCGAAGCTGGGCTGCTCGGCACCGATGTGGGCCTGCCCATGCTGATGCTGTCCCGCCACTCGCTCGACGGCGACGGCGAGCCGGTGGAGTGGGTGCGGTCGGTCTACCGGGGCGACCGGTACAAGTTCGTGGCGAGACTCAAGCGCCCCACCGACTGACGGTCCACCAGCCGGCCGTCCACCGACTGACGATCCACCGGCTGACGGTCCGCCGACTGACGATCCACCACATCCGCGCCATCGTCCGCTATCCGGACGGGGGTTCCCTTGACCGGCGACGTCCCCTAGATTTCCTGCGCATTACCGAAGTGATCCAACACACAGGTGATCGTGAGGGGACGGAGCCACCCAATGCCGGAATCGACGGAAGTGAAGAGACCGGTGATCACGCCCTTGCGCGTGGTCATCGCGCTCTGCCTGATCGCGCCCTTCGTGGCGATGATGTGGGTGAGCTCGTACGCCAAGACCGACCCGAAGCTCGGCGGCATCCCGTTCTTCTACTGGTACCAGATGCTCTGGGTGCTCATCTCCACCGCGCTCACGATGATCGCGTACAAGCTCTGGCAGCACGACCAGCGC
Coding sequences:
- a CDS encoding GntR family transcriptional regulator; its protein translation is MATDGSGSETEAGAGARTARVPKYYRLKRHLLEMTETLPPGTPVPPERTLAAEFDTSRTTVRQALQELVVEGRLERIQGKGTFVAKPKVSQPLQLSSYTEDMRAQGLEPTSQLLDIGYVTADDTLAGLLDITAGGRVLRIERLRLASGEPMAIETTHLSAKRFPALRRSLVKYTSLYTALAEVYGVRLAEAEETIETSLATPREAGLLGTDVGLPMLMLSRHSLDGDGEPVEWVRSVYRGDRYKFVARLKRPTD
- a CDS encoding DUF3311 domain-containing protein: MPESTEVKRPVITPLRVVIALCLIAPFVAMMWVSSYAKTDPKLGGIPFFYWYQMLWVLISTALTMIAYKLWQHDQRSRTSDEKGGASA